The DNA region CGTTCGGCGCCAGCTCAACGAACTTTGGCTGCAGGGCTGGATCGCTTAGCCCGGAGGCTGCTGGTGCCGCAAAAGCCTTTGCCGGTAAGAATCTCAAAGGCAGCATCAGCCCCCCGCCGCAGACCATTCCCGCTTTCAGAAGCTGACGACGGGTCATCTTGAATTGTTCTTTTTTCATGTTAATCTCCTTTTATGCCGCAGGCCTTCAGAGATTGCCGCCTCGAGAAAGGCCCCTTGAAAAGCCGGCCCCCCTTTTTTGTCGTTTCGCTTCTTCATATGCAATCCCCCTTCTGTCGGGACATCCAGGGGCCAGAATTAAAAATACAGTCTTTCGAGCCGCCGCATTGTGGACTTCTCCCTTGAAGAGGAAATCCGTGCGCCCGTGTAAAAAGGAATAAAAAAACCCCGAAACGACAGATGTCCGGCCGCGGCTTTCGGGGCCTGATGGAAGCCGGGACCGGTCCGTCAGAGTGGCATGGAGATTCCCCCTTTCCCCACTTTTGACACTTAAATAAGTTATTTACTCACATCGTACCCTTTTTATGAGGCATGTCAATACAAAAAATGCATTCGGAATATTAAAAATATTCCAAAACGTGCAAAAAGTGGAAGGCCATGCCGCAACGCCCTTTTTTTCTTTTTGGAGGAGGCGGTATTTTCTCGATGCCGGGGGGCACCGAGAGAGCGGGATTTCAAGAAGAGAGAGGATTGCCTCTGCCTGCTTCCGTATACACGCCGGGCGAGGCGGCAGGGGCGTGAAAACATGGTCGTTCAACATGCCCGGAAGCACGATGGACGCTCTTTTGGCACGCCGCTCAGTGGTCGGGCAAAAGGGTCTTTCCCTTGCCCTCGAGCAGGGGCCTCTTCCGGCCCCCTTCAAGAAGGCCCACACTTTTCCGCCGTTTTGCCCCGGCGTTGTTCTTCTTCTTCTTCTTTCCCCCTGGCATGGCGGGCTTCCGGTATGGGGCCAGGACGAGCATTCCCAGGGGAGGGAGCGTCAGGCTCAGGGAGAAGGGCCACTGGTTCATGGGGACCTCTTCGGCGTGAGCCCACCCGGCGTTGCCCACGTTGCTTCCCCAGTAGGCCTCGGCGTCGCTGTTGAGAATTTCCCTGTAAGGGCCGCCCCTGGGGACCCCGATGCGGTAGTTCAGGCGGGGGACCTCGGTGAAGTTGAAGACGAAGACCAGAAAGTCCTCCGGTTCGCGGGCCTTCCTCAGGAAGGCCACGACGGACGTGTCGGCATCGCTGAAGTCTATCCACTCGAATCCCGGGTGGTCGAAATCCACTTCGTAGAGGGCCGGCTCCCTGCGGAGCAGGTGGTTCAGGTCCTGGACGTACCTCTGGAGCTTCCGGTGAGGCTCGTACTGCAGGAGGTCCCACTCGACGCTCCTGTCCTCGCTCCACTCGTTCCACTGCCCTATCTCCCCTCCCATGAAGAGCATTTTCTTGCCCGGATGCCCGTACATGAAACCGTAGAGCAGGCGCACGTTGGCGAATTTCTGCCACATGTCCCCGGGCATCTTGCTCAGGATGGAGCGCTTGCCGTGCACCACCTCGTCGTGGGAGAGGACGAGGACGAAGTTCTCCTGAAAGGCATAGACGAAGCCGAAGGTGAGGTTGTGGTGGTGGTATTTTCTGTGGACGGTGGGCTTGCCGAAGTACTCCAGGACGTCGTGCATCCATCCCATGTTCCATTTCATGCTGAACCCCAGCCCGCCCATGTACGGAGGGCGGGTGACCATGGGCCAGGCGGTGGACTCCTCGGCGATGGTCAGTACGCCGGGATGCAGGGTGTGGCAGAGCTCGTTGAATTTCTTTATGAAGGCGATGGCCTCCAGGTTTTCGTTTCCTCCGTACTTGTTGGGTATCCACCGCCCGGCCTTCCGGGAGTAGTCCAGATAGAGCATGGAGGCCACCGCGTCCACCCGCAGGCCGTCTATGTGGTATTTCTCCAGCCAGAAGAGGGCGCTGTTCAGCAGAAAGCTCGCCACCTCCGTGCGCCCGTAATTGAAGATATGGGTCCCCCAGTCCATGTGCTCCCGCTGGAAGGGGTGGGCGTGCTCGTAAAGGAAGGTGCCGTCGAAGAAGGCCAGGCCGTGGGCGTCCTTGGGGAAATGGGCGGGCACCCAGTCGACGATGACGCCCACGCCGTTTTGGTGGCAGTGGTCCACGAAGAACATGAAGTCCTCCGGGGTGCCGAAGCGGCTGGTGACCGCGAAATACCCCAGGCTCTGGTATCCCCAGGAGGCGTCCAGGGGATGCTCCATGACGGGGAGAAGCTCCACATGGGTATAGCCCATGCGGGTGACGTAATCCACCAGGACCCTGGCCAGCTCCCTGTAGGTGAGGAACCCCCCGTCCTCGCGCCTCATCCAGGAGCCCAGGTGGACTTCGTAAATGGTGACGGGGGAGCCGGGCCAGTTCCTTTCCCCCCTGGCCTCCATCCATTGCCGGTCTCCCCAGGAGTACTTCGCCAGGTCCCAGACG from Nitrospirota bacterium includes:
- the glgB gene encoding 1,4-alpha-glucan branching protein GlgB, giving the protein MPPLRTHIEKLMNARHCRPFDVLGPRLIAEERLAVRAFLPGVREAWVLHGGSAHPMQRMDGSDLFEAAFPLVKDASLSYRIRVRDKGGGERTFHDPYSFPPLLSDFDLHLIREGTHHRKYEKLGAHIREVDGIRGVHFALWAPSARGVSVVGDFNRWDGRCHPMCARDTSGIWELFVPGLGEGDLYKFEVHADSGVFLRSDPYGFYCERRPNTASVVWDLAKYSWGDRQWMEARGERNWPGSPVTIYEVHLGSWMRREDGGFLTYRELARVLVDYVTRMGYTHVELLPVMEHPLDASWGYQSLGYFAVTSRFGTPEDFMFFVDHCHQNGVGVIVDWVPAHFPKDAHGLAFFDGTFLYEHAHPFQREHMDWGTHIFNYGRTEVASFLLNSALFWLEKYHIDGLRVDAVASMLYLDYSRKAGRWIPNKYGGNENLEAIAFIKKFNELCHTLHPGVLTIAEESTAWPMVTRPPYMGGLGFSMKWNMGWMHDVLEYFGKPTVHRKYHHHNLTFGFVYAFQENFVLVLSHDEVVHGKRSILSKMPGDMWQKFANVRLLYGFMYGHPGKKMLFMGGEIGQWNEWSEDRSVEWDLLQYEPHRKLQRYVQDLNHLLRREPALYEVDFDHPGFEWIDFSDADTSVVAFLRKAREPEDFLVFVFNFTEVPRLNYRIGVPRGGPYREILNSDAEAYWGSNVGNAGWAHAEEVPMNQWPFSLSLTLPPLGMLVLAPYRKPAMPGGKKKKKNNAGAKRRKSVGLLEGGRKRPLLEGKGKTLLPDH